The genomic window TTATACCTGTGGAATAATAGCTACATCCTTAACCCATGCTATTTGTGTATATAAAGATAAAACTACAGGGAAATGGAATCTTATTGATTATGGCACTATTAGAGAGGTTCAATCAGAAAATTTAGAGGAATTGCTGGATAAATATAACCCTGGATGGTTCTCTTTTTCTCTAAAAGACCCCTCTTCTTCTAAAACATTAGGGCAAAGAGATAGCCCTTCCAAGAAATACCTTATTGACTGGTTTGAGGAGTAAAATTATCATCCTTGGTTTTGCAATATTCTTTTCAAGCATAGGTAATGCCTCGGAGAAACTGACCATTTCGCTTAAAGATGCAATATCCATTGCCTTATTTAATAATCCAAATATAAAAAATGCAAATAACAATCTTGAGGTAGCAAAGCGAAATTTGGAAGCAATTTATAAGAAGCATCAACTCAATGTTGCTTTAGAATCAAAGGCTCAAAAGAAAAGAAGCAAAACCTCCCTTGCTTCATCTACCCAAGATACATACCTTACATCATTAGGCTCTACTTGGTCAAAGATTACTCCCTCCTCTGGGCTTTTGACACTATCGCAAGGATATGGGTTGAGTAAAAATAAAATCCCTTCATCTGAAAAATTCTTAAGTAATCCATTTATTTCCATAGAATTAAACCAGCCTTTAAGTAGAGAAGGAAGGCTACAACAGAGATTACCATTTATAAATGGTGAGGAGGAATTTAAATTGGCAAATATAGATTATAGATTAACAGAAGAACAATTGGTTTTTGATGTTATCAATAATTACTATCAGCTCATACGAATCAAAAGATTAGTTAAACAAACAGAAGAACAGGTAAATCTATCCAAGCAATTATTAAAATGGACAGAATCTAGGCTGAAATTAGGCTATGTTCCAAAATTAGATGTAATGAATGCCCAAATGCAATTATCTTGTGATAGGGATTTTTTAATTCAGGCACAAGAAGAAAAAGGGGGTTCTCAAAGGAAGCTCTTACAACTTCTTGGATTAAATGAGGATATTGAGATTGAATTAAATGAAGAAATTGAAGCTATGGTTTTAAACGAGAATATTGACAAAAGTATTGATGAAGCAATTAAAAATAGTCCAGAGGTACAAAAGGCTGAAATAGAGCTTTTACAGATTAAAAGAAATATAGATATTGCTAAAAGTATCAATAAGCCAACTTTAATTATTTCGTAACTATTC from bacterium includes these protein-coding regions:
- a CDS encoding TolC family protein, which produces MTGLRSKIIILGFAIFFSSIGNASEKLTISLKDAISIALFNNPNIKNANNNLEVAKRNLEAIYKKHQLNVALESKAQKKRSKTSLASSTQDTYLTSLGSTWSKITPSSGLLTLSQGYGLSKNKIPSSEKFLSNPFISIELNQPLSREGRLQQRLPFINGEEEFKLANIDYRLTEEQLVFDVINNYYQLIRIKRLVKQTEEQVNLSKQLLKWTESRLKLGYVPKLDVMNAQMQLSCDRDFLIQAQEEKGGSQRKLLQLLGLNEDIEIELNEEIEAMVLNENIDKSIDEAIKNSPEVQKAEIELLQIKRNIDIAKSINKPTLIIS